The stretch of DNA TGTTCCGGAAGAGATGTCGCCCACCCGCCTTACAGGGCACGTAGCCCGTGTTCGCCCTCAGCGATGCCCGCTGCGCGAAGGTCGCCGTTGCGCTGTGCCACCATCTCGTCTGCGGGTGAGCGCTCGCCGGTGCAGGAGATGCGGCGCGGGGCGGACTTGGTGCTCACGGTGAAGCCTAGGTCGCGGTAGAGGGCGAGGACCCGCGGCGTCGCCTGGTTGGACGCTACCACGGGACCGGCGTGTGCGGCAAGCCACTTCGCCAGACGCTCTTGATCTTCCCAGCCGAAGTCGTCCTTCGCATACCGTGTGAACTCCACGTCGTAGGGCGGATCGGCATAGATGAAGTCGTCGGCTTCCACAGCGAGGTTCTCGAAGTCACCGACCCTCAGCTCCCAAGAGCGGAGCACCGGCACGTATTCGCGGAAGTCCCGACGATAGGTGACATTCTTGTACCTGCCGAACGGCACGTTGAACAGGCCCGTCGAGTTGAACCGGCACAGACCGTTGTAGCCGGTGCGGTTGAGGTAGTAGAAGAGCGACGCCGCCTCGGGCCCGTGCGCCTCGTCTCGAGATATCAGCTCGTTGAACCGTTCGCGGTGCCGATAGTAGAGGTCGTGGTCGTACTCCATCGGGATCTCGACGACGAGCCCCTTCTGCACCTCGCGCCAGAAGTTGATCAGGTGCTCGTTGCGGTCGGCGAGCAGCGCCCGCTCCGGCCGCAACGCGAGGGCGACGGCCATGCCGCCGACGAAGGGCTCCACCAGCCTGCGGTGCCGGTGGCGGCTGTAAAGCTCCATCAGGACCGGCGTCAGCCAGCGCTTCCCTCCGGCCCACTTGATGGGGGGCTCCAACCGGACTTCCATTTCGAGCACGTGGTGTGCTTCGCCGCCCGGGACGTATCACCTTCCGTAGCGGGGGGCAGGCGCAGACAGGTACAACAGAAACTGCGCACGCTGGTCTCCCATTTGTAGCGATGCCCTGCAGCGCAGGAGCCGCGGTGCCCGGGCGAGGATGCCCTCTGCGCACCAGGCCATCGTCGCGAAGGCGGCCCCCGGCGGCGTGCGACACCATCTACGCAACGAGGCGAAGGAAAAAGATGTCTGACAAAGTAGCAGATTTGGCCGGCCCTGGCATTGGTACCTACGAAGAGATCGAGAAGGTCCTGCCGAACGATTACTTCCCCCTGCTCGACCCGAAGGAGACTCAG from Fimbriimonadia bacterium encodes:
- a CDS encoding Dam family site-specific DNA-(adenine-N6)-methyltransferase yields the protein MEVRLEPPIKWAGGKRWLTPVLMELYSRHRHRRLVEPFVGGMAVALALRPERALLADRNEHLINFWREVQKGLVVEIPMEYDHDLYYRHRERFNELISRDEAHGPEAASLFYYLNRTGYNGLCRFNSTGLFNVPFGRYKNVTYRRDFREYVPVLRSWELRVGDFENLAVEADDFIYADPPYDVEFTRYAKDDFGWEDQERLAKWLAAHAGPVVASNQATPRVLALYRDLGFTVSTKSAPRRISCTGERSPADEMVAQRNGDLRAAGIAEGEHGLRAL